A DNA window from Agarivorans sp. TSD2052 contains the following coding sequences:
- the rarD gene encoding EamA family transporter RarD: MSSKLALSSSHQTQFYLGLFSSVAASCMFAFLPWYIHQFPLDQNSGNWLAAQRIVWSCLLMLVGLLLMKQLPLVLSQLSKVTAWPRLILASVLVGLQFWLFIWAPANGQTLPVALGYFSLPLVLVLVGRFVYKERLSRLQWSAVSIAGVGVAYAYLKADGLSWVVLLVAFGYPLYFMLRRKYPLPSHIAFTIDNLLLLPLAVLYLFFSDGVSPEQSHMVTFYHHFPWLYYFGLGLAGTIPMLLFLFAANRLPMSLFGLMGYLEPILVFSVGWLLGERLSAEQWPTYLLIVVALMLLAIDGVRQGFRRRRPS, from the coding sequence TTGAGCAGTAAATTGGCCTTATCTTCATCTCATCAAACTCAGTTTTACCTGGGCTTATTTAGCTCTGTGGCAGCCTCTTGCATGTTTGCTTTTCTGCCTTGGTATATTCATCAATTTCCTTTAGACCAAAACAGCGGTAATTGGCTGGCAGCGCAGCGCATAGTATGGAGTTGTCTGTTGATGCTGGTGGGGCTGCTATTGATGAAACAGCTGCCATTAGTGTTGAGCCAATTGAGTAAAGTAACAGCTTGGCCGCGATTGATACTGGCATCAGTACTGGTAGGTTTGCAGTTTTGGTTATTTATTTGGGCTCCAGCTAATGGTCAAACTCTTCCTGTAGCCTTAGGCTATTTTTCTTTACCTTTGGTATTGGTATTAGTAGGGCGATTTGTTTACAAAGAGCGGCTCAGTCGCTTGCAATGGAGTGCTGTGAGCATTGCCGGTGTGGGTGTTGCTTACGCCTATTTAAAGGCTGATGGTTTGTCTTGGGTGGTATTGCTGGTGGCTTTTGGTTACCCCTTATATTTTATGTTACGCCGTAAGTATCCTTTGCCTAGCCACATAGCCTTTACTATCGATAATTTGTTGTTATTACCTTTGGCTGTGCTTTATTTATTTTTTAGTGACGGTGTCAGCCCAGAACAAAGCCACATGGTCACTTTTTATCATCACTTCCCCTGGTTATATTATTTTGGGTTGGGCCTTGCTGGCACCATCCCCATGTTGTTGTTTTTATTTGCAGCTAATCGCTTGCCAATGAGTTTGTTTGGTCTAATGGGCTATTTAGAGCCCATCTTAGTATTCAGTGTCGGCTGGCTGTTGGGCGAGCGTTTGTCAGCTGAACAATGGCCAACCTATTTGCTCATCGTTGTTGCCCTAATGCTGTTGGCTATTGATGGTGTCAGACAAGGGTTTAGGCGGCGTAGGCCTAGTTAA
- a CDS encoding helix-turn-helix transcriptional regulator — protein MTNYKNISDYIQQQRKKADLTQEQLCQVLTAFSPEFGDLDPLAVSRWERGKVEPSLNRQLEIIRYFGDEPYQIITAAEFHSKNLPSIDAMNKLLVARAKFKHYLGAHPYLPQQDLRYQQVCPPDELADRSCQHLSHYIANLSFGCEQWDPQYLQQLQNTESSLVSYYFYFGQLAGHSYALRVKPKYFEQLLHCEIDETDVKPEMLALPSEPAGLYIYSVYAGRIQAINQIYQHLFKAIANDPSLAQFGMRVRRDIAHVMLESIPHTLEALGPPSDNIELGIKHQGKRYQFISCRIERLALLNSPVLLNILRDD, from the coding sequence ATGACCAACTATAAAAATATATCCGATTACATTCAGCAGCAGCGTAAAAAAGCAGATTTAACTCAGGAACAGTTGTGCCAAGTATTAACCGCGTTTAGCCCTGAGTTTGGCGATTTAGACCCACTAGCGGTTAGCCGCTGGGAGCGTGGTAAAGTAGAACCTAGTTTAAATCGGCAGCTTGAAATCATTCGTTATTTTGGTGATGAGCCCTACCAAATTATCACTGCTGCTGAGTTTCACTCAAAGAACTTACCGTCCATTGATGCGATGAATAAGTTATTAGTGGCTCGCGCTAAGTTTAAACACTATCTAGGGGCACACCCCTACCTGCCGCAACAAGATCTACGCTACCAACAAGTATGCCCACCTGATGAACTGGCCGATCGTAGCTGCCAACACCTTAGCCATTATATTGCCAATTTGTCTTTTGGTTGCGAGCAATGGGACCCACAGTACTTACAACAACTGCAAAATACCGAGAGTTCATTAGTTAGCTATTACTTCTACTTTGGGCAACTGGCTGGGCACAGCTATGCATTAAGGGTTAAGCCAAAATACTTTGAGCAATTACTGCACTGCGAAATAGATGAAACAGACGTAAAACCAGAGATGCTGGCGTTACCTAGTGAGCCAGCCGGTTTATATATTTACTCTGTTTATGCTGGCAGGATACAAGCTATCAACCAGATTTATCAGCACCTATTTAAAGCTATCGCCAATGACCCTTCATTAGCCCAATTTGGCATGCGCGTTCGCCGAGACATTGCACATGTGATGCTGGAGAGCATTCCTCATACCTTAGAAGCGCTGGGTCCGCCCAGTGATAATATTGAGCTAGGGATAAAACATCAGGGGAAGCGTTATCAGTTTATAAGCTGCCGAATCGAACGTTTGGCTTTACTCAACTCACCGGTACTGTTAAATATTCTAAGAGATGATTGA
- a CDS encoding endonuclease/exonuclease/phosphatase family protein, translating to MNTLLRTSSTLVSLASILLAALIVALEYLPDTTWGISLSYLMLFSPRWWALLVILAPTVLLAQMVKWQYLVWALTSVIFVQFQDLQLQLPNQQVGQLTILSLNNGNGASSEKIRLLVEEIQPDIVFMQESKPERVEQVFDDSWYSHCDHLCTVSKTPLEHQGSLSRETFGGWGKFAVFYHTQIGNKTLSIANIHMDTPRPTINALLHRSVEAEEFANLHFARNMQASLIASWAKQQIAFVAAGDFNMTTQENLYQRHLAGLNNAIDLVGSSINYTKYTSWHGARIDHVLASQTFTFTQAKVLASVGGDHRPVTVSLNFN from the coding sequence ATGAATACACTTTTAAGAACAAGCTCTACGCTAGTTTCATTAGCTAGCATACTGTTGGCCGCGCTAATTGTAGCCTTAGAATATTTACCCGATACTACTTGGGGCATATCCTTAAGTTACTTAATGCTGTTCTCACCTCGCTGGTGGGCCTTATTGGTCATTTTGGCTCCCACAGTGTTGTTAGCTCAGATGGTTAAATGGCAATATCTGGTTTGGGCCTTAACCAGCGTTATTTTTGTTCAATTTCAAGATCTACAATTACAGCTGCCCAATCAACAAGTTGGCCAGCTCACTATACTGTCGTTAAATAACGGCAATGGTGCGAGTTCTGAAAAAATTCGCTTATTGGTCGAAGAGATACAACCCGATATTGTTTTCATGCAGGAATCTAAACCCGAACGGGTTGAGCAAGTCTTTGACGATTCCTGGTATAGCCATTGTGACCACTTATGCACGGTCAGTAAAACACCTCTTGAACATCAAGGCAGCCTTTCTAGAGAAACCTTCGGCGGCTGGGGTAAATTTGCGGTGTTCTATCATACCCAAATTGGCAATAAAACACTGAGCATAGCCAATATCCATATGGACACGCCAAGGCCTACCATTAACGCACTGCTTCATCGCAGTGTTGAAGCAGAAGAGTTTGCGAATTTGCACTTTGCTCGCAACATGCAAGCATCCTTAATTGCCTCGTGGGCTAAGCAGCAAATCGCTTTTGTCGCTGCGGGTGATTTCAATATGACCACCCAAGAAAACCTTTATCAGCGCCATTTAGCGGGTCTAAATAACGCTATTGATTTGGTGGGTAGCAGTATTAATTACACTAAATACACCTCATGGCACGGTGCTAGAATTGATCACGTCTTAGCATCCCAAACGTTTACCTTCACCCAGGCAAAAGTACTCGCCTCCGTTGGCGGTGATCACCGTCCAGTAACCGTCAGTCTAAACTTTAACTAG
- a CDS encoding YjiH family protein, which yields MRDAESAQMPNTSQLKPQKHASAWKFVLPSLLGIFLFMLPLPYDGSYTIPVAILAKSLVAALGDSALWMLVGLISISAVMSSYVLFAKPRWLGKNALLTSLFQVSKAWYAVRMLGWLLVVVCAFELGPEALWSGDTGGLILGDLLPTLLSVFIFAGLLLPLLLNFGLLEFVGTLMSKVMRPVFGLPGRSAVDSMASWLGDGSVGVLLTSKQYEEKHYTQREGVVIATTFSAVSITFSLVVLAQVNLEHMFAPFYLTVCVAGFAAAIIVPRLPPLSRFKDQFIDGSERDKDEAVIPSGYNSVTWGWQLALQQASRASHPKLLFKQGIHNVLDMVLGVLPVIMAVGTVALVVAEYTPVFSLLGKPFIPLLELLQLPEAAKASETLVVGFADMFIPSILAASIEADITRFVIAAVSVTQLIYLSEVGALIMGSQLPVKLWQLFAIFLIRTLVTLPIITLMAHLFFS from the coding sequence ATGCGTGATGCGGAGTCGGCACAGATGCCAAATACCAGCCAATTAAAGCCTCAAAAACATGCTAGCGCGTGGAAGTTCGTATTACCGTCTTTATTAGGCATTTTCCTTTTCATGTTGCCGTTACCCTATGATGGCTCTTACACCATTCCGGTGGCTATTTTAGCTAAATCCCTCGTGGCCGCCTTGGGCGATAGCGCTCTGTGGATGCTGGTTGGCTTAATTAGTATTAGCGCAGTCATGTCAAGTTATGTGCTATTCGCTAAGCCCCGCTGGTTAGGCAAAAATGCTTTGCTTACTTCGTTATTTCAAGTGTCTAAAGCTTGGTATGCAGTGAGAATGTTGGGCTGGTTGTTGGTAGTGGTATGTGCCTTTGAACTGGGTCCTGAAGCCCTTTGGTCGGGGGATACCGGCGGCCTGATATTGGGCGATTTATTACCAACCTTACTGAGCGTGTTTATTTTTGCCGGTTTGTTACTGCCTTTATTGCTGAATTTTGGTTTACTTGAGTTTGTGGGAACGTTAATGAGTAAAGTGATGCGTCCAGTATTTGGTTTACCGGGGCGCAGCGCTGTTGACTCTATGGCATCATGGCTAGGCGATGGCAGCGTAGGTGTATTACTAACCAGTAAACAATACGAAGAGAAGCATTATACTCAGCGAGAAGGGGTAGTGATAGCGACAACATTTTCAGCGGTATCCATCACCTTTAGCTTGGTCGTCTTAGCTCAAGTAAACTTAGAACATATGTTTGCGCCATTTTATTTAACGGTGTGTGTAGCCGGTTTTGCTGCAGCCATTATTGTGCCCCGCTTACCGCCCTTGTCTCGCTTTAAAGATCAATTTATCGACGGCAGTGAACGGGATAAAGACGAAGCAGTGATCCCTAGTGGTTACAACAGTGTTACTTGGGGTTGGCAGCTTGCCTTGCAACAAGCGAGTCGAGCCAGTCATCCCAAGCTGTTGTTTAAGCAGGGCATTCACAATGTATTAGACATGGTGTTAGGTGTATTACCGGTGATTATGGCAGTAGGCACTGTGGCGCTAGTGGTAGCAGAATATACACCTGTGTTTAGTTTGTTGGGTAAGCCGTTTATTCCTCTGCTGGAGTTACTGCAACTTCCTGAAGCCGCCAAAGCCTCAGAAACTCTAGTGGTTGGCTTTGCCGATATGTTTATCCCTTCGATTTTGGCCGCGTCCATTGAGGCTGACATTACTCGCTTTGTTATTGCAGCGGTATCGGTAACGCAATTGATTTACTTGTCTGAAGTGGGGGCGTTAATCATGGGCAGCCAGTTACCGGTTAAACTTTGGCAGCTGTTTGCTATTTTTCTGATTCGCACTTTGGTGACCTTGCCGATTATTACGTTAATGGCGCATCTCTTTTTTAGTTAA
- a CDS encoding DUF6933 domain-containing protein, producing MIELQISNDVQACLPRELPSLENASVRHSWSAHAFAVGRHECLAVIERASGYVMLFFNLSQDDYQHFARVWQLRVLTEAIAVADLQDEEIDALKQNMLADFQNVLVTDGVNHPVAPQLAKVKALVLAMAKREAKIPQQQMDEFRWGVILNDYAQRQAGLSPYQKMQQQWQAMAASAQCRQLAAKPATKMVIH from the coding sequence ATGATTGAACTTCAAATCAGTAACGATGTACAAGCCTGCTTGCCGCGTGAGTTACCTTCTTTAGAAAACGCCTCAGTTCGCCACAGCTGGAGCGCCCATGCCTTTGCTGTTGGCCGCCATGAATGTTTAGCGGTTATTGAGCGCGCCAGCGGTTACGTTATGTTGTTCTTCAATCTTAGCCAAGACGATTACCAACACTTCGCGCGGGTTTGGCAACTGCGTGTTCTTACTGAAGCGATTGCTGTCGCCGATTTACAAGATGAAGAGATTGATGCCCTCAAGCAAAATATGCTAGCGGATTTTCAGAATGTCCTGGTCACTGACGGGGTTAATCACCCAGTTGCGCCTCAGTTAGCAAAAGTAAAAGCCTTGGTATTGGCCATGGCCAAACGCGAAGCAAAAATACCTCAGCAACAAATGGATGAATTTCGTTGGGGGGTCATCTTGAACGATTACGCTCAGCGTCAAGCTGGCCTGAGCCCCTATCAAAAAATGCAGCAGCAATGGCAAGCAATGGCGGCATCGGCGCAATGTCGTCAATTAGCAGCAAAGCCTGCTACTAAAATGGTCATACACTAG
- a CDS encoding HAD family hydrolase: MTYHAAVFDMDGLLLDSERVSYDTFAETCAELGIEFKEQVYLGIIGTNAGQIKRILCAGYGDDFPYDEVRACWLEKYHAITMHQALPIKDGVVELLAWLKSQSIPLAVATSSGRPAAEAKLQHAGLSQYFDSVSTGCEVSHSKPHPEIFLMAASALDTQPQHCLAFEDSDNGVRAAVAAGMRVYQIPDLIPPSPQLKQLGHQIRHSLADVLSELS, encoded by the coding sequence ATGACTTATCACGCTGCCGTGTTTGATATGGATGGACTGTTACTGGACAGTGAACGCGTATCATATGACACCTTTGCTGAGACTTGTGCTGAGCTTGGCATTGAATTTAAAGAGCAGGTTTATTTGGGAATAATCGGTACCAATGCTGGACAGATAAAACGAATTTTGTGCGCTGGCTATGGTGATGATTTCCCTTATGATGAAGTTAGGGCGTGTTGGTTGGAAAAGTATCACGCTATTACTATGCATCAAGCGCTACCGATCAAAGATGGGGTTGTAGAGTTACTGGCTTGGCTAAAAAGTCAGTCGATACCATTGGCCGTAGCGACGTCTTCAGGCAGGCCTGCAGCCGAAGCCAAATTACAGCATGCAGGCTTAAGCCAATATTTTGATAGTGTCTCAACGGGTTGCGAAGTTAGTCATAGTAAGCCCCACCCAGAAATATTTTTAATGGCCGCCAGTGCGTTAGATACACAACCACAGCATTGCTTAGCGTTTGAAGATTCTGACAATGGCGTGCGGGCGGCGGTGGCAGCTGGCATGCGGGTTTACCAAATTCCTGATCTTATACCGCCTAGCCCTCAGTTAAAGCAGCTTGGCCATCAAATTCGTCACTCCTTGGCGGACGTTTTAAGTGAATTAAGCTAA